Proteins encoded by one window of Vigna radiata var. radiata cultivar VC1973A chromosome 5, Vradiata_ver6, whole genome shotgun sequence:
- the LOC106761824 gene encoding BURP domain protein RD22-like — MVDFVISKLGKNVHVTSTEVEIESKSQEFIVKDGVKILGEEETIACHPMNYPYVVFYCHKISNSTARFMPLEGEDGTRVKAIAVCHKDTSEWNPDHMAMQVLKVKPGTSPVSFLS; from the coding sequence ATGGTAGACTTTGTCATTTCTAAACTTGGCAAGAACGTCCATGTTACTTCTACAGAGGTAGAAATTGAAAGCAAGTCCCAAGAGTTCATAGTTAAAGATGGAGTGAAGATTTTAGGAGAAGAAGAGACAATTGCATGTCATCCAATGAATTACCCATATGTTGTGTTTTACTGCCATAAGATATCAAATAGCACTGCACGTTTTATGCCATTGGAGGGAGAAGATGGAACTAGGGTTAAAGCCATAGCAGTGTGCCACAAAGACACATCAGAATGGAATCCAGACCATATGGCAATGCAAGTTCTCAAAGTCAAGCCTGGGACCAGTCCTGTGTCATTTCTTTCCTGA
- the LOC106760111 gene encoding BURP domain protein RD22-like — MTKRLKTWARPKESSITNYRTRIALILPISYAPATRNNHPRTSGQKLCIDFVQYWIVSVELPREGGVAVNHPFMPHTELDIIFKKRKFERPLLPRQIAQRIPFASAKIKEIFEMLSMKPEVENVKIVTETISLCEAPSIRGVEKNCATSLESMVDFITSKLGKNAQVISTEVEKVSKSEKFLVKDGGKILAEENIIVCHPMNYPYVVFYCHKISNITVRFMPLEGEDGSRVKAVAVCHKDTSEWDPNHGFLQALKVKPRTVPVCHILPEGDLLWFAK, encoded by the exons ATGACGAAGCGTCTCAA AACCTGGGCCAGGCCTAAGGAAAGTAGTATTACCAACTACAGAACAAGGATCGCTCTCATTCTCCCTATTTCCTATGCACCAGCCACCAGGAACAACCATCCCAGGACCTCTGGACAAAAGCTTTGCATCGATTTTGTCCAATACTGGATCGTCTCCGTGGAACTTCCTCGCGAAGGGGGCGTTGCTGTCAACCATCCTTTCAT GCCCCACACAGAATTGGATATAAtctttaagaaaagaaaatttgaacgCCCATTGTTGCCTCGCCAAATTGCACAGCGCATACCATTTGCATCAgcaaagataaaagaaatatttgagaTGCTTTCTATGAAACCAGAAGTAGAGAATGTAAAGATTGTAACGGAAACCATTAGTTTGTGCGAAGCGCCTTCGATCAGAGgagtagaaaaaaattgtgcaaCTTCATTGGAATCCATGGTTGATTTTATCACTTCTAAGCTTGGGAAGAACGCCCAAGTTATTTCTACAGAGGTAGAAAAGGTAAGCAAGTCCGAAAAATTCTTAGTGAAAGATGGAGGGAAGATTTTAGCAGAAGAAAATATCATTGTATGTCATCCAATGAATTACCCATATGTTGTGTTTTACTGCCATAAGATATCAAACATTACTGTACGTTTTATGCCATTGGAGGGAGAAGATGGAAGTAGGGTTAAAGCTGTAGCAGTGTGCCACAAAGACACATCAGAATGGGATCCAAATCATGGGTTTTTACAAGCACTTAAAGTTAAACCCAGAACAGTTCCGGTGTGTCATATCTTACCTGAGGGCGACCTTCTCTGGTTTGCAAAATAG
- the LOC106760112 gene encoding uncharacterized protein LOC106760112, whose protein sequence is MAVYSSDELVWCRVFSFSLKEEALDWFHSLQPGTIGNFAELRQLFTQQYAANKTPGMTYTALVRLRQGRDESLKSFMDRFSRTARQVRNADQRLIVSALTTALRPGPFCDYLHAEEPQSMDELQNRLASFIRIEEGRAHHRGRDDGESSVRAVRGGIEHPVSRRDRGAGLRGKDRSRMQRYIHHTPLNAPRTRVLEEALRADLIAVVQVPTPARADESKHCRYHQNRGHTTEDCITLKDKLEALVQAGHLQRFVQRRGSTGRIRPPTTQRNPQVRSQQRTDRSRSRSAERVVRGVINTISGGFAGGGSTSAARKRHLRNLHSSNRSGSSRRSMPAITFTDEDFHAPDLEQDDPMVITAMIARYQVSKVLVDQGSSANILYWKTFKQMEISEDAIMPFNEQIVGFAGKGWTQKGM, encoded by the coding sequence ATGGCAGTATACTCATCGGATGAGTTGGTATGGTGTCGGgtgttctctttttctctcaaagAAGAGGCGTTAGATTGGTTTCACTCTTTGCAACCAGGCACGATCGGTAATTTTGCTGAACTCAGGCAATTATTTACTCAACAATACGCTGCAAACAAAACGCCCGGGATGACGTATACAGCGCTAGTCAGGCTGAGACAGGGACGCGACGAGTCCCTTAAATCATTCATGGATCGGTTCAGCCGCACCGCTCGGCAGGTACGAAACGCAGACCAGAGATTGATTGTGAGTGCGTTGACCACCGCCTTAAGGCCAGGACCATTTTGTGACTATTTGCATGCTGAAGAGCCACAAAGCATGGATGAGTTGCAAAATAGACTTGCCAGCTTCATTCGGATAGAAGAAGGAAGAGCCCACCACCGAGGTAGAGACGACGGCGAGTCATCAGTTCGTGCAGTACGTGGAGGGATTGAACATCCGGTCAGTAGAAGAGACAGAGGAGCAGGTCTCAGAGGCAAGGATCGAAGCAGGATGCAGAGGTACATACATCACACTCCATTAAATGCACCCCGAACGAGAGTGTTGGAGGAGGCGTTAAGGGCGGATCTAATAGCAGTTGTGCAAGTACCTACACCGGCTAGAGCTGACGAAAGCAAGCATTGTCGGTATCATCAAAATCGTGGACACACCACAGAAGATTGTATCACGTTAAAAGACAAGTTAGAAGCCCTCGTTCAGGCGGGACATTTGCAAAGGTTCGTCCAGAGAAGAGGGTCGACGGGGAGAATCAGGCCACCAACAACTCAACGAAACCCGCAAGTGAGAAGTCAGCAAAGAACCGATCGGAGTAGAAGCAGGAGTGCCGAACGGGTTGTCAGGGGAGTAATCAACACGATTTCTGGAGGATTTGCAGGCGGCGGTTCAACATCAGCAGCCAGAAAGAGGCACCTCAGAAATTTGCATAGTTCCAACCGATCGGGCTCGTCCAGGAGATCTATGCCAGCTATCACATTCACAGATGAAGATTTTCATGCACCTGATCTGGAGCAAGATGACCCGATGGTCATAACGGCCATGATTGCTAGATACCAAGTCAGCAAAGTTCTTGTAGATCAAGGCAGTTCAGCCAATATCCTCTACTGGAAGACATTCAAGCAAATGGAGATATCAGAGGATGCTATCATGCCTTTCAATGAGCAAATTGTGGGGTTTGCTGGGAAAGGGTGGACACAAAAGGGTATGTAG